Proteins from one Limanda limanda chromosome 4, fLimLim1.1, whole genome shotgun sequence genomic window:
- the LOC133000722 gene encoding nuclear receptor coactivator 3-like, producing the protein MRMSGVGDNSLEPLCSDRKRKLSTCDTPGLGCDKRRREQESKYIEELAELISANLSNIDSFNVKPDKCAILKETVRQIRQIKEQGKSSCSDDDVQKADVSSTGQGVIDKDHLGPLLLQALDGFLFVVNRDGNIIFVSDNVTQYLQYKQEELINTSVYTIIHDDDREEFHKNLPKSNAPNGASWGGEVPRQKSHTFNCRMLVNFVHGQSHGLSDERPGGQRYETMQCFALTQPRAMMEEGEDLQSCMICVARRITAVERTERFSTRHELSGKLIEIEHQSSLHTTMRPGWEDLVRRCMQMFLQHSEGQPWSYKRHYQEAFHNGHSETPLYRFSLSDGTPVTAQTRSDLCRNPNTNEPHSFLSTHLLQREQNGYRGNQGMRPQSMGVNNPNQQMNTGPGGGMNRGYGMADQANMPHRGMTPYAGGNRINQMSPMHQMNNVGQMNSMHPNNSMNQMGPMNQMGHHGMHQQQHQHQQMGQFHGGGGGPGGGGYGMGMTSPPQGSPGINGPPHNVMGSPRVLGSPKMAASPFSPGGMNSPMSSSHPGHPGNSGGGGTTFSSSSLNALQAISEGVGNPMPSPLTSPAPHKPDSSPSINSTNQSSGGPCKPGLPAYSDSKSPGSSLGAGLEQQSQQHPHTPTSEGPPDKPDSQVSREMGPTGGETGRRVPDGRSHKKLLQLLTSPTDELVPPNHTTSSGPTSSPETKDGTAGVTSPSSSTGVSSSTCGNHGAVSSSGGAGHLSSQSLQEKHKILHKLLQNGNTPDDVARITAEATGKSSLDSEPGPAAPAGGRGSESKQEQHSPKKEKPHALLHYLLNKDDTKEGGDVKPKLEELEGRGPQGAGVTSSDPHCMEGKVKLEPTEETETLETILGVPRNHSGFYPEADSRVGKEVGNKQGNLPDSLHEGEKGPLPPGQRSVYQRALSMDAKPMGAEGPVGGGLAVRRNVPCPTLVKQENVDAPIRPGGVPNGFPGGMGVCPPRGNPRGMGRGMGMPQRPPMAGPGEWGMPRSSVSPTIGPGHPGMGRSVPMGGPMINRSNSVPGNTRSMLQQQLMDMGTSDASIGMSPFRGHGPQPRSPSWPDSAMGMDRPQIKTNREQFAHPLHELLGPLTNSEGPSDERALLDQLDSLLNTADVSALQEIDRALGIPDIVGKTRRPEGHPQDPGRGPGRGPGRGQCPPSEPFPVPPESPIGMDKKAMYGQGYPGTPGPPSVGMQAGYGSNTMQGQSPAGFNPMMNQMGQTGSFPGMGGMGNPRANMMRPRMMATKPLRLQLQQRLQGQQFMNQTRQGMKMENVPGVNPAMRQGMQPGMQPGMQPSIQPGMQPGIQPGMQPGMQPGIQPGMQPGMQPGMQPGMQPGIQPGIQPGMQPGMQNAGMGGQPGSLNAQMMAQRSREMMTMQMRRQRMMMLMQQQQQQQQQQQQGQGAAGGFSPPPNVTAPAGMDHPMGGPPLNQPGQQGFNYGGSYGMNQQGDPSFMAPGSRSPGNLMQGRMGGPPQNTVTPGMQGNPQGGPMYASGDMKGWPQGGMPRNNSYSQQQYPQQSNQGQFGPMMMNNSMAGPGQVSGAGAGQLGQIQGQMQGQIPGQIPGQIPGQMQGQMQGQMQGQMQGQMQGQMQGQMQGQMPGQMPGQMQGQMQGQMQGQMQGQMQGQMQGHMGMNSMGMGRMPMGPDQKYC; encoded by the exons atgaggATGAGTGGCGTTGGAGACAACTCGTTGGAGCCGCTGTGCTCCGACCGCAAACGTAAACTGTCCACATGTGACACACCAGGTTTAGG GTGTGACAAGCGTCGGAGGGAACAGGAGAGCAAGTACATCGAGGAGCTGGCTGAGCTCATCTCTGCCAACCTCTCCAACATCGACAGCTTCAACGTCAAGCCTGACAAATGTGCCATCCTCAAGGAGACCGTGAGGCAGATCCGACAAATCAAAGAGCAAG GAAAAAGTTCATGCAGTGATGACGATGTCCAGAAGGCGGATGTGTCCTCCACTGGTCAAGGGGTCATTGACAAGGACCATCTGGGGCCGCTACTCCTACAG GCCTTGGATGGCTTTCTGTTTGTGGTGAACCGAGATGGCAACATAATATTTGTGTCAGACAATGTGACCCAGTACCTGCAGTACAAGCAGGAAGAGCTGATCAATACCAGTGTGTACACCATCATCCACGATGACGACCGGGAGGAGTTTCACAAGAATCTGCCCAAGTCCAACG caCCAAATGGGGCATCATGGGGTGGAGAGGTGCCCCGGCAGAAGAGTCACACCTTCAACTGTCGCATGCTAGTGAACTTTGTTCATGGTCAGAGTCATGGGTTGTCGGATGAGAGACCTGGAGGCCAACGCTATGAGACCATGCAGTGTTTTGCCCTCACTCAGCCCCGGGCTAtgatggaggagggagaag ATTTGCAGTCTTGTATGATTTGTGTGGCGCGACGCATCACAGCAgtagagagaacagagaggttTAGTACTCGCCATGAACTGTCCG GTAAACTGATTGAAATCGAACACCAGAGCTCTCTTCACACGACTATGCGCCCAGGCTGGGAGGACCTGGTGAGGCGTTGCATGCAGATGTTCCTCCAACACAGTGAGGGCCAACCGTGGTCCTACAAACGCCACTATCAAGAGG cTTTCCATAATGGCCACTCAGAGACCCCACTCTACCGCTTTTCACTCTCTGATGGCACCCCAGTCACAGCCCAGACTAGGAGTGACCTCTGCAGGAATCCCAACACCAATGAGCCACACTCTTTCTTGTCCACACACCTGCTTCAAAG AGAGCAAAATGGTTATCGTGGAAACCAAGGCATGAGGCCTCAAAGCATGGGTGTGAACAACCCCAACCAACAGATGAACACGGGCCCAGGAGGAGGCATGAACAGGGGCTATGGCATGGCGGACCAGGCCAACATGCCACACAGAGGAATGACTCCATATGCTGGGGGCAATCGCATAAATCAGATGAGTCCCATGCATCAGATGAACAACGTCGGTCAAATGAATTCCATGCATCCAAATAACTCGATGAACCAAATGGGGCCCATGAATCAGATGGGCCACCATGGcatgcaccagcagcagcaccaacaTCAACAGATGGGTCAGttccatggaggaggaggtggacctGGAGGTGGAGGGTACGGCATGGGAATGACCAGCCCCCCCCAGGGCAGTCCAGGGATTAACGGCCCCCCACACAATGTCATGGGCTCACCCAGAGTCCTAGGAAGCCCCAAGATGGCTGCTAGCCCCTTCTCTCCTGGTG GTATGAACTCTCCCATGAGCTCCAGTCATCCTGGTCACCCTGGTAACTCTGGAGGGGGAGGCACCACCTTTTCCAGCAGCTCCTTGAATGCCCTCCAAGCCATTAGTGAGGGAGTGGGCAATCCGATGCCCTCCCCACTCACCTCTCCTGCCCCTCACAAACCTGACAGCTCCCCAAGCATCAACTCCACCAACCAGTCTTCAGGTGGACCGTGTAAACCTGGCCTCCCAGCCTACTCTGACTCTAAGAGCCCAGGCAGCTCATTGGGGGCTGGATTAGAGCAGCAGTCACAGCAGCACCCACACACTCCTACCAGCGAGGGGCCTCCTGACAAGCCGGACAGCCAGGTCAGCAGAGAGATGGGTCCGACCGGTGGAGAAACCGGTCGACGGGTCCCTGACGGCAGAAGTCACAAGAAACTTCTGCAGCTCCTCACATCCCCAACAGATGAGTTGGTGCCACCTAATCACACAACAAGCTCTGGACCCACCTCCTCGCCTGAGACTAAAGATGGAACAGCAGGTGTCACCAGCCCCTCCTCTTCAACAGGAGTGTCCTCCTCTACGTGCGGAAATCATGGCGCTGTGTCCTCCTCTGGTGGCGCCGGACATTTATCGAGTCAGTCGCTGCAGGAAAAGCACAAGATCCTCCACAAGCTCCTCCAGAACGGGAACACTCCTGATGATGTGGCTCGCATCACAGCCGAGGCCACTGGGAAGAGCAGCTTGGATTCAGAGCCTGggcctgctgctcctgcaggaggtaGGGGGTCCGAATCCAAACAGGAGCAGCACAGCCCTAAGAAGGAGAAGCCTCACGCGCTCCTTCACTACCTCCTCAATAAAGATGACACAAAAGAGGGTGGAGATGTCAAGCCaaagctggaggagctggaggggaGAGGACCTCAGGGGGCAGGGGTTACCAGCTCTGATCCCCACTGCATGGAGGGAAAGGTCAAATTAGAGCCAACTGAAGAG ACGGAAACTCTGGAGACCATCCTTGGTGTCCCAAGGAACCACTCTGGCTTCTATCCTGAAGCAGACTCCAGAGTAGGGAAGGAAGTGGGaaacaaacaaggaaatctTCCTGACAGTTTACATG AAGGGGAGAAAGGCCCCCTACCGCCAGGTCAGCGTAGTGTCTATCAAAGAGCCTTGTCCATGGATGCCAAGCCCATGGGTGCAGAGGGGCCAGTAGGAGGCGGGCTAGCTGTGAGAAGGAACGTCCCCTGTCCCACATTGGTCAAACAGGAGAATGTGGATGCTCCAATCCGACCTGGGGGTGTTCCTAATGGCTTTCCTGGAGGGATGGGAGTGTGTCCACCGCGGGGAAATCCAA GAGGAATGGGCAGAGGTATGGGAATGCCCCAGCGCCCTCCCATGGCAGGGCCAGGGGAGTGGGGGATGCCGAGGTCTAGCGTCAGCCCTACAATTGGACCAGGACACCCGGGCATGGGTCGCTCTGTCCCAATGGGAGGTCCCATGATCAACCGCTCCAACAGTGTACCTGGAAACACCAGGTccatgctgcagcagcagctcatggATATGG GTACCAGTGATGCCAGTATTGGCATGAGCCCGTTTCGTGGACATGGACCTCAGCCTCGGTCCCCCTCTTGGCCAGACTCTGCTATGGGAATGGACCGACCacagattaaaacaaacag GGAGCAGTTTGCTCACCCCCTGCATGAGTTGCTGGGTCCCCTGACCAACAGCGAAGGCCCCAGTGATGAGCGAGCACTTCTGGACCAGCTAGACTCTCTGCTCAACACGGCTGATGTCAGTGCTCTGCAGGAGATAGACCGAGCCCTTGGCATCCCTGATATAGTCGGCAAG ACCCGCAGACCTGAAGGTCACCCGCAGGATCCAGGTCGCGGTCCAGGTCGAGGTCCAGGTCGGGGTCAGTGCCCACCATCGGAGCCTTTCCCAGTGCCCCCAGAGTCACCCATAGGCATGGACAAAAAAGCCATGTATGGACAGGGCTACCCTGGCACCCCAGGCCCCCCCTCCGTGGGCATGCAAGCTGGTTACGGCAGCAACACAATGCAAGGCCAGTCTCCCGCAGGCTTCAACCCTATGATGAATCAGATGGGCCAAACCGGGAGCTTCCCAGGCATGGGGGGTATGGGCAACCCCCGTGCAAACATGATGAGACCTCGCATGATGGCCACCAAGCCTCTCCGACTGCAGCTACAGCAGAGGCTGCAAGGACAGCAG TTTATGAACCAGACCCGACAAGGCATGAAGATGGAAAACGTCCCCGGAGTAAATCCTGCCATGCGTCAAGGCATGCAGCCTGGCATGCAGCCCGGCATGCAGCCCAGCATCCAACCCGGCATGCAGCCCGGCATCCAACCCGGCATGCAACCCGGCATGCAGCCCGGCATCCAACCCGGCATGCAGCCCGGCATGCAGCCCGGCATGCAGCCCGGCATGCAACCCGGCATCCAACCCGGCATCCAACCCGGAATGCAACCCGGAATGCAAAATGCAGGCATGGGTGGTCAG CCTGGTTCCCTCAACGCTCAGATGATGGCTCAGCGCAGCAGAGAGATGATGACCATGCAGATGAGGAGGCAGcggatgatgatgctgatgcagcagcagcagcagcagcagcagcaacagcagcaggggcagggagcagcaggaggcttcAGCCCTCCCCCGAATGTCACTGCACCAGCAGGCATGGACCACCCAATGGGAGGACCCCCTCTAAACCAACCTGGACAGCAGGGCTTCAACTATGGAGGCAGCTATG GGATGAACCAGCAGGGGGATCCATCTTTCATGGCTCCAGGTAGCAGGTCACCAGGAAACTTGATGCAAGGACGAATGGGGGGGCCTCCTCAGAACACCGTGACACCAGGGATGCAAGGAAACCCACAGGGAGGGCCCATGTACGCATCTGGTGACATGAAGGGCTGGCCACAGGGAGGCATGCCTCGGAACAA CTCATACTCACAGCAACAATACCCCCAGCAAAGCAACCAGGGCCAGTTTGGACCCATGATGATGAACAACTCCATGGCTGGACCGGGGCAGGTCAGCGGGGCCGGGGCAGGACAGTTGGGCCAGATTCAAGGTCAGATGCAGGGCCAGATCCCGGGCCAGATCCCGGGCCAGATCCCGGGCCAGATGCAGGGCCAGATGCAGGGCCAGATGCAGGGCCAGATGCAGGGCCAGATGCAGGGCCAGATGCAGGGCCAGATGCAGGGCCAGATGCCAGGCCAGATGCCAGGCCAGATGCAGGGCCAGATGCAGGGCCAGATGCAGGGCCAGATGCAGGGCCAGATGCAGGGCCAGATGCAAGGACACATGGGCATGAACTCCATGGGAATGGGTAGAATGCCAATGGGACCTGATCAG AAGTATTGCTGA
- the id1 gene encoding DNA-binding protein inhibitor ID-1, which translates to MWMLLTVNIPLLTFPRGGEAWSLNSLPTSPLLPLRIPWKLTRIKMKVVGSTCALKSKVGGEDMVRCLSEQSLTIAKCKIPLLDEQMSVFLQDMNNCYSKLKELVPTLPTNKKASKVEILQHVIDYIWDLQVELDEPEKSRQGIARNPLTTLNAELASIAAENGCSDDRIMCR; encoded by the exons ATGTGGATGTTGCTAACTGTCAACATTCCCTTGCTCACATTtccaagaggaggagaagcctgGTCACTCAACTCTCTCCCAACATCTCCTTTACTTCCTTTACGCATTCCTTGGAAACTTACTCGCATCAAGATGAAGGTTGTCGGATCTACCTGCGCCCTGAAGAGCAAGGTCGGCGGAGAGGACATGGTGCGCTGCCTGTCCGAGCAGAGCTTGACCATCGCCAAGTGCAAGATCCCGCTGCTGGACGAGCAGATGAGCGTCTTCCTGCAGGACATGAACAACTGCTACAGCAAGCTGAAGGAGCTGGTGCCCACGCTGCCCACGAACAAGAAGGCGAGCAAGGTGGAGATCCTGCAGCACGTCATCGACTACATCTGGGACCTGCAGGTGGAGCTCGACGAGCCGGAGAAGAGCCGCCAGGGCATCGCCCGCAACCCGCTGACCACGCTGAACGCAGAGCTCGCTAGCATCGCAGCTGAG AATGGATGCTCAGACGACAGGATCATGTGCCGCTAA